In one Lycium barbarum isolate Lr01 chromosome 7, ASM1917538v2, whole genome shotgun sequence genomic region, the following are encoded:
- the LOC132602374 gene encoding large ribosomal subunit protein eL20y-like: MKLWATNEVRAKSKFWYFLRKLKKVKKSNGQMLAINEIFEKNPTTIKNYGIWLRYQSRTGYHNMYKEQMYTEMASRHRVRHHCIQIIKTATIPTKLCKRESTKQFHNSKIKFPLVLQKVRPPSRKRKTTYKATRPNLFM, from the coding sequence ATGAAGTTGTGGGCTACCAATGAAGTTCGTGCTAAGTCCAAATTCTGGTATTTCTTGAGGAAGCTTAAGAAGGTGAAGAAGAGCAATGGTCAGATGCTAGCTATTAATGAGATCTTTGAGAAGAACCCAACAACAATCAAGAATTACGGTATTTGGCTACGTTACCAAAGTAGAACTGGATATCACAACATGTACAAGGAGCAGATGTACACTGAGATGGCTTCTCGCCACAGAGTTCGCCATCACTGCATCCAGATCATAAAGACGGCCACCATTCCAACTAAGCTCTGCAAGAGGGAGAGCACAAAGCAGTTCCATAACTCCAAGATCAAGTTCCCCTTGGTGTTACAGAAGGTCAGGCCACCGTCTAGGAAACGCAAGACCACATACAAGGCTACTAGGCCCAACTTGTTCATGTAA